In Geotalea uraniireducens, the genomic window AATTCCGGTCCGATTCCTGGGTGGCGCGATCGTTGGGATCAGGGAAGTTGGTGGTGTCGGCAGTCATTTCGGAAACGGTCTTGCCGGCTTCTTCGAGAAGAGAACGAATCTCTTCATTAAGAACAGTTCTGAAGTACTCGAGTTTTTCGCTATCCATACTACTACTCTCCCTTATGCTGTAACTCAGGTAGATACTATGAAAATTAGCAGGTTAAGTAAAGCAAAAAGTACTCCGCGCTAGGGGTGAATTGCTTAAAAAAGCCGGGCCAGTGCTTCTTCTACCGACCTGACGCCAAAGACTTCGATCCCTGGAATCTGGGCAACCTGTTTCAAGCTGCCAGCCGGGATGATCGCTCGGTCGAACCCGAGTTTGGCTGCCTCGCGGATACGGGTTTCCGGCTGGGTGACAGCACGAACTTCGCCGGCCAGACCGACTTCGCCGATAACCAGGGTCTGGGGGGGGATCACCTTGTCGAGGTGGCTGGAGGCGAGAGCGGCAACCATTCCCAGGTCGACTGCGGGCTCGATGAGACGGGCGCCTCCGGCGGCATTGAGAAAGATGTCCTGGCCGGCCAGGTGCAGGCCGACCTTCTTATCAAGGACGGCAACAAGAAGCGCAAGCCGGTTGTGATCAACGCCGAGAGTGGTCCGGCGTGGCACCCCGAGTGAAGAAGAGGTTACTAACGCCTGCAGTTCGACAAGCAGGGGGCGGCTCCCTTCAATGGTGGCAACGACGGCTGATCCAGAAACGCCGTGCGGCCGTTCGGACAGAAAGAGTTCGGAAGGATTGCGCACTTCACAAAGTCCGCTCTCTTTCATTTCAAAAACCCCGATCTCGTTGGTGGAACCGAAACGGTTCTTTACCGCCCGCAAGATCCGGAACGAGTGGCCGGGATCCCCTTCAAAATAGAGTACCGTATCAACCATGTGCTCGAGGACTCGCGGCCCCGCCAGAGAGCCATCTTTGGTGACATGGCCGACAATAAAGATCGGGATGCCGCTCCGCTTGGCCAGCACCATCAGGCGACCGGCGCTTTCCCGGACCTGACTCACGCTGCCGGGGGCCGATTCGAGGCCTGGCGCATACATGGTCTGAATCGAATCGATTACCACTGCCCGGGGTGGGTGGGCTTCTATCTGGGAGATGATTATTTCGAGGGAGGTTTCGGCGAGGATCATCAGCGCCTTGGCATTGATGGAGAGTCGTTCCCCCCGTAGCCGGGTCTGCCGGGCCGACTCCTCTCCTGACACGTAAAGAACGGAGCCGACTGAGCAAGCGAGGTTGTTCATGGCCTGGAGAAGGATCGTTGATTTACCGATCCCGGGATCGCCGCCGACCAATACCAGCGAGCCGGCAACCAGTCCCCCGCCGAGTACGCGATCGAATTCGGAAATGCCGCAAGAAAGGCGTTCCTCGGTATCGCCCTGTATGTCGCAGATCGGTATCGGCTGTGACTCCGGGACGGGAGGGGAGCCGCTACGCCTGTTCTTGCTGCGGATTTCCTCGACCAAGCTGTTCCAGGCACCACAATCGGGACACTTGCCGAGCCATTTTGCCGACTGGTAGCCACACGTCTGACAGACGTACAGGGTGAGATTTTTCACGGGAGTAGACTCCTTTCCAACGCTTGGCGGATACTAACCGCTTTTGCCAAAGGTGTCAATTTGCGGCCATCAGACGGACTCCCGATCGGACTGGCGGCGAGTTTAACCGAAGCCGTTTGACAAAGAATAATCGGCTACGTACTATGTGTGGTATCTGACTGCGGGCGGTGGATGATGAGCGGTGCCGGGAAACAGCGGCAAGTAGGAGAGGATGAAAAATGCCGGTGCTGCAGCCTTGCCTGCGATGAGCTTTACCGGGCATTCAAGGCGGCAGGCTTCTATCCGGCCGGGCATCCACGACGGTTCGCCAGTTTGCAGGCTGCCCATGCTGCATTGCTGGTGTGCGTTCGCGATCAGGAGTTGGTCCTCGTTACTTCCCGGGCCGGTTTCGCCTCTTCGGATGGTGGCGCAGCCATCACGCCAGGCCCTCTCTCCCGTGCCATTGCCCATGAATTTTTCATTCGGCGCATCCGTCGCCTGACTTTCCTTCCTGATGTCTCCTTGGCCGATTTTTCATCACTTCTGGAGTTGCTGACAATGGATCCGCAGGAGATCCAGTCCGGCGGTGGTGTGGAAGTCCTGATGGGGCAGCGGCGGATTGCCACTATCTGGGCTAATGAACTGGACTTGTCGGTCATCCTGCAGAAACGCAAAGAGCTCGAAGCCGCTGCAAGCGGTTCGGAACTTTCGGTCGCAACCGCGGTGTCACAAGTCAGTGAATCCGGCGGGCTGACCGCGGCAATGCCGGTAGTCCACGAGCAAGCGCCGCCGGAACTTGCAGATATTATTGCGAGGATGGAGCAGGAAGACGATAACGAAAAATACCGCCAGCTCGCCCGTTCCCTTGTCGATTGTTGTGAAGTTTTGCGCTCGGCCGGCGACTATGAATCTCTTTTCCCGGCGCTCTCATTTCTCGTCCGCCAGGGGAATGATGAAGGAATTTCCGTCGGCCGGCGTGGATACGCCTTACTTGCTCTCGATCAGGTGGCTGACGAACAGGTGATCGAGTACCTTGTACAGGGTCTGGTAGAAAAAAATACCGAAGTTAAAGAGCAGCTCCATCCGATTTTTCGGCAATTGGGTGCAAAAACTGTCCCCTTGCTCGTCGCACGGCTTGCTGTTGCCGAAAGCAAAGTTGCCAGGAAAAATTTGTCCGCTGCCCTGGTGGCAGTGGGTGAGGAGGCCGTTGCTTCGTTGGCCGGGCAATTGACGGACGAGCGTTGGTATGTGGTGCGAAATGTGGCTGCGATCCTCGGCGAAATAGGCGATGTCACTTGTGTCGGCCAACTGGCACAATGTCTTGCCCATGAAGATGAACGGGTTTGCAAGGAAGCGCTGCGGAGCCTCGGCAGAATCGGCGGGCATGAGGCGGAGGCGGAAATTTTGCGGGTTCTGGGTGCCGGCGAGCCGGGTCTGAAGAGGCAGGCGGCGATCAGTCTCGGACTGATGCGTAGCGAGGCGTCCATCGCTACTCTGTGTGCGGTTGTCGGCCGGCGGGATATTTTTCTACGCTCATTCCAACTGAAAATGGATGCAATACAGGCGCTTGGCAGGATTGGCAGTGTTCGGGCGCTCCCTTGCCTGGTCGGCATCCTGCAGCAGCGGCACTGGCTTGCCAGCCGGCGCTGGCGCGAACTCAAGGTCGCGGTTGCTGTGGTCCTTGGACAACTGGGGGATGCAACCACCCTGTTTCCTTTGCTGGCGCTTGCGGCCAGGGGGGGACGACTTGGCCAGGCGTGCGCCGACGCCGCGGAATCTGTCCGGATGCGATTGGATAATCGTCGTGAATAATCTCGCTCTGACACAGGCACAGCGGATAGTGCTGCTGGTTTCCGGGACGGTCAAAGGGGTGAACCTTTATCCGGCAGACCATCCGGCGATTCTGGCGCCGCTCAACGAGCTTGGTGGGTTACTGGAGTCCGTGCTGGCCGGTAATCCTGACCTCCATCTGGGAATCATTGACGGCGTACTGTTCGTCGAACAGCACCTCTTTTTTACCCCGAGCGCGGCTGTCGAAGAGTTGACGAATATTCTCCTCGGCAAGGGCGTTGATGTGCTGTTATTCAAGCGGGGGGTGAGTGCCGACGAGCTGAAGAGATTTATCGAGATCGTTGCTCAACGGCAGTTGCGGGGAGGCCAGCTTGCCGAGGCGATTGCCGCGGCATCGATAGATCACATAGCGGTTGAGCTTACCGACCGGCCTTCGGACGAGGATGGGGCTGCCGATGACGGGGACTCCGTCCAGGCTACCTATCGCCAGGCGGTCAATGTCGTCAGCCACCTGTTCAAGGATGTCGAGAGCGGCCGAATTCCCCAACTGGATAACTTGGCCGAAGTCGTCGATCGCATTGCCTCACTCGCCATCAAGGATCCACTAACCCTGGTCGGCTTGGCGATGATCAAGGATTACGACAACTACACCTTTTATCACAGTGTCAATGTCGGAGTTCTTTCGATGGCGCTTGCAGTTGTTGCCGGATTGGGCGGGGAAGACCTCCGCTCCGTTGGCATGGCCGGTTTTCTCCATGACGTGGGGAAAACGCGGATCGAAAAGGCAATTCTCAACAAGCCCGGGCGGCTTTCATCGGACGAATTTGAGCGGATGAAGATGCATGCGGAGGATGGTGCCCGAATCATCGGCGAAATGATGGGGAGCAACCATCGGGTAGCTCAGGCGGTGTTGGGGCACCATATCCGTTTCAATCGGACCGGCTATCCTGCCTGGGCCAGAGACCTCCCCTTCGATCTTTTTTGTGAGATTGTGGCCGTAGCAGACTGTTACGATGCGATTACCACTCTGCGGGTGTACAAATCGCCACTCAATCCCAAAGCTGCGCTCGAAAAGCTTCGGGAACTCTCGGGCACGCATTTGAATGGCGATTTGGTGGAGAAGTTCGCGACCATGATGGGCAAATATCCTGTCGGTACCCTGGTCCGGCTTGATTCCAATGAAATCGCCGTTGTTTGCCGGCCCGATCAGCTCGCCGGCGAGCAGCCGGCGGTCAAGATTGTCATGGACGCAGCGGGGCGGCTGCTTGATAAGCCGATCTCCCGGAACTTGGCGACGGAAAACAGCGCCGTCGGCCGGACGATCGTGGCGGTGGTCGATCCCTTGACCAAGTCGATAGACGTTTCTCGGTATCTGGATTGAGCCCGGATTGCCGTGACTATCGTTTGAAGGGGAGGTGTGACAGGGCGAAGGCCGCTGCTTCACGGGTTGCCGGATGTGGCGAGGCAAGGAGGGAGAGGAATTTGTCCTCAAGTTCGGCGCTACCGATGACGCCGAGCGCTTTGGCGGCTTCAGCATCAAGAAAGCCATCGCCTGCGTCGAGGAAGCCGGTGAGGAGGGCGGCCGCCTCCGGGGCTCCGCAGTTGCCGAGAGCGGCGATTGCCTTGACCTGAATGGCAGTGTTTGGTTCCTGGAGGTGCTTTTTGAGGGCGGGGAGGGTGCGGGGATCGGCAAGCATCCCCAGCGCTTCGATGGCTGCCGACCGGATATCGTCTTCAGGGCGCGTGGCGCAATAGAAAAGTGGCGGGAGCACCTCGTCGCCGCCGATTCTTCCCAGCGCATAGATTGCCTTGATCTTTGCCCCCATATCCCCCTTTTTCAGCATCTCCGTGACCTTGGCAAAGCTGCCGAGTTCCTCAAGCCGTTCAAGGGAATGGGCGGCTGCCTGGCGCACTTCTTCGACGGGGTCCTTCAGGAGCGGAATAAGCTGTTCCCGGCGTTTTCTGGTTGCGTTCTCGTCCATGGCTATGGCATTAAGTAGCAGAAATTTTCAACGGCAACAACTTCTAATTATATGCTGGGCTGTCGTGACATGCAATTGAGGCGGCCGGCCGGTGCAAAGAAGGGGATCAATGAAAATCAATGTCAAGGCTGCCTTGTTGTCCGCCTTTGTCCTGCCCGGCCTGGGGCAGATCGTCAGCGGTCGGCGCGTCAAGGGAGCGGTGATCATCGTCTTGGCCAACGTGTTTCTCCTGGCGGCGTTTGTCGTGCTGCTGCGCGGCATGGGGCCGGTGCTGCTGGAAGCGAGGTTGACCGGGCAGGTTGATGCCGTTGGCATTGCCAATAAGCTTGAAGCGGGAGCGCCGGCGGCCAGAGGGCTTTTGGCCGTCTTTGCCGGGCTCTGGTTTTATGCTGTGATCGACGCGTTGCTCGGCCGTGGCGATACCGGCCATGACGATCGGCATGATGGTCCGACTGCCGGATAATTGGATTGACAAAAACAGTTTTAGTGTGAGATAAGTTAATCTTAGCGATCAGTTAGAGCCCCCGCCAGGGGGCTTACGTGTATTTTGGCCGGGATGGAGAGTGAGAGATGTTTTATTCTAAGGTGGTGGCGACCGGTGGTTACGTTCCCGAGAAAATAGTTCCCAATGAGTTTTTCGGTTACCTCGTTGAGGATGCCGATTCCTGGATAACATCCCGCACCGGTATCAGGGAGCGCCGCTTCGCCGCTGAGAGCGAGGCCACTTCCGACCTGGCGACCAGGGCTGCCCTGAAGGCCCTGGAGATGGCGCAATTCAGTGCCGACGAATTGGACTGCATCATTGTCGGTACCTCGACCCCAGATATGATCCTCCCCTCCACTGCCTGCATGGTTCAGAAGAATATCGGCGCACGCAATGCCTTCGCCTTCGACCTCAATGCCGTCTGCAGTGGTTTCGTTTACGCCATGGAAACGGCGGACAACTTCATCCGTTCCGGTAAATACGCCCGGGTCATGGTTATCGGGGCTGATACCTACTCGAAGATCCTTGACTTCCAGGACAAGTCCACGAGTCCGTTGTTCGGCGACGGGGCAGGGGCGGTCATCCTGGCCAGAACCGAGGAAAAAACGGGTATTCTCCAGTCGATCGTCATGAGTGATGGCAACGGGTGGGAACTGATCCAGGTTCCGTCGTCCGGTTCCCGCAAGCCGATTACCGCCGAAACGATCGCCCAGCACGAGAATACGTTCAAAATGGCCGGTAAGAGTGTCTTCGTCTTTGCGACCGATGTCATTCCCAAAATCATCAACGACGTTGCGGGCAAGGCGGGAATAACTCCCGGCGAAATCGATC contains:
- the radA gene encoding DNA repair protein RadA; amino-acid sequence: MKNLTLYVCQTCGYQSAKWLGKCPDCGAWNSLVEEIRSKNRRSGSPPVPESQPIPICDIQGDTEERLSCGISEFDRVLGGGLVAGSLVLVGGDPGIGKSTILLQAMNNLACSVGSVLYVSGEESARQTRLRGERLSINAKALMILAETSLEIIISQIEAHPPRAVVIDSIQTMYAPGLESAPGSVSQVRESAGRLMVLAKRSGIPIFIVGHVTKDGSLAGPRVLEHMVDTVLYFEGDPGHSFRILRAVKNRFGSTNEIGVFEMKESGLCEVRNPSELFLSERPHGVSGSAVVATIEGSRPLLVELQALVTSSSLGVPRRTTLGVDHNRLALLVAVLDKKVGLHLAGQDIFLNAAGGARLIEPAVDLGMVAALASSHLDKVIPPQTLVIGEVGLAGEVRAVTQPETRIREAAKLGFDRAIIPAGSLKQVAQIPGIEVFGVRSVEEALARLF
- a CDS encoding HEAT repeat domain-containing protein; translation: MMSGAGKQRQVGEDEKCRCCSLACDELYRAFKAAGFYPAGHPRRFASLQAAHAALLVCVRDQELVLVTSRAGFASSDGGAAITPGPLSRAIAHEFFIRRIRRLTFLPDVSLADFSSLLELLTMDPQEIQSGGGVEVLMGQRRIATIWANELDLSVILQKRKELEAAASGSELSVATAVSQVSESGGLTAAMPVVHEQAPPELADIIARMEQEDDNEKYRQLARSLVDCCEVLRSAGDYESLFPALSFLVRQGNDEGISVGRRGYALLALDQVADEQVIEYLVQGLVEKNTEVKEQLHPIFRQLGAKTVPLLVARLAVAESKVARKNLSAALVAVGEEAVASLAGQLTDERWYVVRNVAAILGEIGDVTCVGQLAQCLAHEDERVCKEALRSLGRIGGHEAEAEILRVLGAGEPGLKRQAAISLGLMRSEASIATLCAVVGRRDIFLRSFQLKMDAIQALGRIGSVRALPCLVGILQQRHWLASRRWRELKVAVAVVLGQLGDATTLFPLLALAARGGRLGQACADAAESVRMRLDNRRE
- a CDS encoding HD-GYP domain-containing protein; amino-acid sequence: MNNLALTQAQRIVLLVSGTVKGVNLYPADHPAILAPLNELGGLLESVLAGNPDLHLGIIDGVLFVEQHLFFTPSAAVEELTNILLGKGVDVLLFKRGVSADELKRFIEIVAQRQLRGGQLAEAIAAASIDHIAVELTDRPSDEDGAADDGDSVQATYRQAVNVVSHLFKDVESGRIPQLDNLAEVVDRIASLAIKDPLTLVGLAMIKDYDNYTFYHSVNVGVLSMALAVVAGLGGEDLRSVGMAGFLHDVGKTRIEKAILNKPGRLSSDEFERMKMHAEDGARIIGEMMGSNHRVAQAVLGHHIRFNRTGYPAWARDLPFDLFCEIVAVADCYDAITTLRVYKSPLNPKAALEKLRELSGTHLNGDLVEKFATMMGKYPVGTLVRLDSNEIAVVCRPDQLAGEQPAVKIVMDAAGRLLDKPISRNLATENSAVGRTIVAVVDPLTKSIDVSRYLD
- a CDS encoding HEAT repeat domain-containing protein, whose amino-acid sequence is MDENATRKRREQLIPLLKDPVEEVRQAAAHSLERLEELGSFAKVTEMLKKGDMGAKIKAIYALGRIGGDEVLPPLFYCATRPEDDIRSAAIEALGMLADPRTLPALKKHLQEPNTAIQVKAIAALGNCGAPEAAALLTGFLDAGDGFLDAEAAKALGVIGSAELEDKFLSLLASPHPATREAAAFALSHLPFKR
- a CDS encoding beta-ketoacyl-ACP synthase III yields the protein MFYSKVVATGGYVPEKIVPNEFFGYLVEDADSWITSRTGIRERRFAAESEATSDLATRAALKALEMAQFSADELDCIIVGTSTPDMILPSTACMVQKNIGARNAFAFDLNAVCSGFVYAMETADNFIRSGKYARVMVIGADTYSKILDFQDKSTSPLFGDGAGAVILARTEEKTGILQSIVMSDGNGWELIQVPSSGSRKPITAETIAQHENTFKMAGKSVFVFATDVIPKIINDVAGKAGITPGEIDHIIPHQANVRIIDFISKKTGIEKERFLLNLDRYGNTAAASVGLALDENLRNGTIRPGHLVLIMGFGGGLSWGGLLIRF